The proteins below are encoded in one region of Thermococcus peptonophilus:
- a CDS encoding ABC transporter permease, translating to MKSSGSEILRKLNVKAFIESLIAIFVGFIIGAIVMYAFGYDAIKAYEGLFTGALGSIDGIAATLDYSTPIMLTALTFAIGTRTGIFNIGAESSFYFGAIAAVIFTNLWDNMWFGLIMGMVLGALWALPAAVLKVYRGVHEVISTIMLNWIGWYFVLYLIVGPYANPQDPNKTIRIPEAARLPLIGDTTLSWGFIIAVIAAIFTYFLLWHTGLGFGMRVSGQNPRAAEYGGINPKMAVMWSFIIGGIMSGLGGAIKIMGGYPGYAISQGGANIYGLGFDGIGVSLVGRNHPLGIILSAIFFGMLRAGTSTMQATAQVPLEIVRVIQGIIVITVAVPGLLDLIKKAFGRGSQ from the coding sequence ATGAAGAGCTCAGGAAGTGAAATCCTCAGAAAGCTCAACGTTAAGGCCTTCATCGAGAGCCTGATAGCGATCTTCGTGGGCTTCATCATCGGTGCGATAGTGATGTACGCCTTCGGGTACGATGCCATCAAAGCCTACGAGGGCCTTTTCACTGGGGCACTTGGCTCCATAGACGGTATAGCAGCGACCCTGGACTACTCAACGCCCATAATGCTCACAGCCCTGACTTTTGCCATTGGTACGAGGACGGGAATCTTCAACATCGGTGCTGAAAGCTCCTTCTACTTCGGGGCAATAGCGGCGGTGATCTTCACCAACCTCTGGGACAACATGTGGTTTGGTCTCATCATGGGAATGGTTCTGGGAGCTCTTTGGGCGCTTCCCGCTGCCGTTCTCAAGGTCTACCGCGGTGTTCACGAGGTTATATCGACCATCATGCTGAACTGGATAGGCTGGTACTTCGTGCTTTACCTCATAGTCGGCCCCTATGCCAATCCTCAGGATCCAAACAAGACGATAAGAATTCCGGAGGCGGCCAGACTGCCGCTTATAGGCGACACAACTCTATCCTGGGGCTTTATTATAGCCGTTATCGCGGCCATCTTCACGTACTTCCTGCTCTGGCACACTGGACTCGGCTTCGGCATGCGCGTAAGCGGGCAGAATCCGAGAGCTGCCGAGTACGGAGGCATAAACCCGAAGATGGCTGTAATGTGGTCGTTCATAATAGGCGGCATTATGAGCGGCCTTGGAGGGGCGATAAAGATAATGGGCGGCTATCCTGGCTACGCGATAAGTCAGGGCGGCGCGAACATCTACGGCTTGGGCTTTGATGGAATAGGCGTTTCCCTGGTCGGCAGGAACCACCCGCTCGGGATAATACTCTCAGCGATATTCTTCGGGATGCTCAGGGCGGGTACGTCGACGATGCAGGCAACTGCTCAAGTCCCCCTTGAAATCGTCAGGGTCATTCAGGGAATTATAGTCATTACCGTTGCAGTTCCCGGGCTCCTCGACCTGATTAAGAAGGCCTTCGGGAGGGGATCACAATGA
- a CDS encoding ABC transporter permease → MNVADIFGPLILSLMAMVPIVLTSVGAAWSERAGVVSIGYEGVLLMSAFFGGIFAEMSGHATIGLLGGLIVGLLLGMLHGFLTVYLKGDHVIPGIGINLLAAGVVPFGILAYWGTAGQHQLPFKLYHWRTQYGEISPMVPITIIIAVVTWWVLFKTPLGLRVRAVGENPEAADALGINVEKYRFWSTVYGHALAGLAGAYMSVDWLGLVHKTMSGGRGFIALANMVFSNWNPLVSLIGGWLFGFFDALATWLAPKHIIPGQFILMLPYIMTLIIVAGIIGKAKPPKADGKPYKRE, encoded by the coding sequence ATGAACGTGGCGGACATATTTGGTCCTCTCATCCTGTCCCTTATGGCGATGGTTCCCATAGTTCTCACAAGCGTCGGCGCGGCCTGGAGCGAGCGGGCAGGAGTGGTCAGCATAGGCTATGAGGGAGTCCTGCTCATGAGCGCATTCTTCGGCGGCATATTTGCAGAGATGAGCGGTCATGCGACGATAGGCCTTCTTGGTGGACTCATAGTGGGCCTGCTCCTGGGAATGCTTCACGGCTTCCTCACTGTCTACCTAAAGGGCGACCACGTGATTCCGGGCATAGGCATAAACCTTCTCGCCGCCGGTGTTGTCCCATTCGGAATCCTTGCCTACTGGGGAACGGCCGGCCAGCACCAGCTCCCCTTCAAGCTCTACCACTGGAGAACACAGTACGGCGAGATAAGCCCTATGGTTCCAATAACGATAATCATAGCTGTGGTTACATGGTGGGTGCTCTTCAAGACCCCGCTCGGCCTGAGGGTCAGGGCAGTCGGTGAGAACCCGGAGGCGGCGGATGCCCTCGGTATAAACGTCGAGAAGTACCGCTTCTGGTCAACGGTCTACGGCCACGCCCTGGCGGGGCTTGCTGGAGCGTACATGAGCGTTGACTGGCTCGGTCTCGTCCACAAGACGATGTCAGGAGGAAGGGGCTTCATAGCGCTCGCAAACATGGTATTCAGCAACTGGAATCCGCTGGTTTCACTCATCGGCGGCTGGCTCTTCGGTTTCTTCGACGCACTGGCAACGTGGCTTGCTCCAAAGCACATAATCCCAGGACAGTTCATCCTGATGCTGCCCTACATAATGACACTAATCATCGTTGCGGGA